The sequence AGCACCATCAGATTGGAATGCTGATCAGGACTTGGAAGACAAAGTTTTATGTGGGCAGATACCCTGTCTATTACACACATTTGTGTTTCCAGAGTCCAGTTGAGGCCAAGAGCACAGAAGGGtctcaataagtgtttgttggAAAGAGATTAGAGATTATATTCTGGGATGTAGGACAGTTCTAGTAACTCAGGCTGGCCTCAGTGGTGTTCACTTCCTCTCTCTGGTAATGTTGATGCTGCTCCTCTTTCTGTCCCTCATTCTGTTACTACCGTCACCACTGAATGTGTGATTTGTGGGTTCTTGGTAAGAAGTTCTGCTAGTTACTGCTCAGTGTAAGCTCTTATTGGAGAATAGTCCTCTGTTCATATCGTCTCGAAGGTGCTGTCTAGCTTTGTGAGGCTGTCTTTGGGTCATGGGTCTAGCCAGGTCCAATATGCTGTGCCCAGCATGTCAGAGAGAGCTCACTCAAAGAATGACAGTCATGGTGGGAAGTCCTCTGGGGGCACCAGAGGCTCTCAAACTTTGGGAGCAGTTGGGGTAACTGGAGGGCATCTTCCTTGTCTGGAACATCTTTTTGGTTTGTATTGGCATGATTTTTTGGAGAAGTTTatgacaattatatttttattcacattAATTCAAGCCTTAATTAGTTTTCTTAGGGTACTTTAAAGCATTTCATCTAATAACACTTTGTCCTTAAACTTGATTGGGCATCTCATTTTGCAGTGGATTTTGCTGGCTTTACTCACATGTAATTTTCCTGGAAATTCTCCTTAGAGTCACTTTTCTGTGACGATTAATGTAGAATTGGCTTTATTTTCATGATTGAATTTAGACATGAAAATTCTTTTTCCTGAACTGCAGGTGATCTACAAAGAAATACTGAGTGGAGACTATACTGAGCTTCTATTAAAGACCCACTTGAATTCAGCCCCCACTAGAAGAAACTTTGGCCAGAGCAACCAACACATCACCTGGAAGTCTTCAGACTAGGTAAGCTGCACTGTCTGAAAAGACAGTTTCCACTGCCCTATTCCTGTCTTGTGATTATCTAGAGTTTGGAGAGTTCTGAAATCATTTTTATCACCATGACTACATTATTGTGATTCTCTAGCAATTTAGTGTCACTTTCATACACAAgctacagaaataatatttaatttttgttattcttaatttcttagttaataaatttattgttatttattacataatataattcatttatgccaataacttatttattaatttatgttatttaatcttGGATTTAGTGTATTGAAGAGCTCCCAAGTGCTTCCAGAAGCCAAGAAAGGATCATTTCAGTCTACTTCACGGCTAAGGAGTAACCCTTAAGTACCATGGCCCAAAACCTGCAAGCAGAGTTGTCCTGTCCAGTTTGCCTGGATTTTTTCTCCagtcccatttctctctcttgtgcacACATTTTCTGCTTTGATTGCATCCAGAATTGGATCCTAGAAAACCATGATTTTAGAGTGATGTGCCCCTTGTGTCGAGATGTGGTGAAGGCACCTCCTTTGGAAGAATGGCAAGTGAGAGCCATAGCACTTATCGCCAAGCAGCATGATAACCGACTGGTGCAAACTCTGCACGTGAGGGAGGAGCTCCAGTGTTTTCGGGAAGATGTGACCCTGGATGCAGCCACTGCCAGCTCCCTCCTTGTCTTCTCCAGTGATCTAAGAAGCGCTCAGCGTGGGAAGATCCACCACGACCTGACAAAAGATCCTAGGCTGACCTGTGTCCTGGGTACTCCCTGCTTCTCCTCCGGCCAACATTACTGGGAGGTTACAGTGGGAGAGGTGAAGTCATGGTCCCTGGGCGTCTGCAAGGAGTCGGCTGACAGAAACAGCAGTGATTTATCCCCTGAGCATGGCTTCTGGATCATTAGCATGGAGGCAGGAGCAATCCATGCTAACACCGACCTGGAGAGAATTCCTGCAAGCCCTAGCCTTCGTCATGTGGGAATTTTCCTGGATGTTGACTTTGAAGAAATCCAGTTTTTCGATGTTGACAATAATGCCCACATCTATACCCatgattctttcttctctttggagCCTTTGCGTCCATTCTTCTGTCTTGAGCTCTTGGGAGAAGGGGAGAGTGGCAACGTCCTGACCATCTGCCCATGAGAAAATCAGCCCTTCTTAGAAGCTTTCTAAGAGGTGAAAGAGAATTTTCGCCTGAGAAAGGTCAGCATGACTGAGGAAGGAATAATGTGCTACAGTGCAAAGACttggtaaatttttaaagtagattttgtAGACTTTGTAGCAAAacaatttttggatttttggggTAAATTTTGTAGAATTTGTAGCTAGGTAACTGGGGTCTTTGGGGATGTTGTTAAGTACTTTGTTTAATAACAAAGATGTTATTAATAACATCTTTGAGGAtgtcattaatattaaaatgtattgttaATGGTGATTCATATTCTTATGGGAAGTGTCATTTACCCATCTCAATAATTGGACTATTGTGATTTATAAGAATtcttatcggccgggcgcggtggctcaagcctgtaatcccagcactttgggaggccgagacgggcggatcacgaggtcaggagatcgagaccatcctggcgaacacggtgaaaccccgtctctactaaaaaaaatacaaaaaaactagccgggcgaggtggcgggcgcctgtagtcccagctactcgggaggctgaggcaggagaatggcgtaaacccaggaggcggagcttgcagtgagctgagatccggccactgcactccagcctgggcgacagagccagactccatctcaaaaaaaaaaaaaaaaaaaaaaaagaattcttatcaACCATGTTAACTCTAACACATATTCATCAAAAATTGTTTTCAAGGTTgcattttggatttattttttatttgtagaatttacattttcttgcAAATACATTTATAAAGCACTGGATGTGTTCGTGTTTATGCTGTTTGGTCTGTCTCTCACATCAAGTCTGAAGTTGGTGCCCCTCTTCTCCCACCACATCTACATGGTCCCAGACTGTGATTTCCAGTATCTCATCCTTATACTTTCATGATGACTCCTTTTCAAACTATTCAGGTCTCTTAGGGttgtattttttctgatttaCTGAGTCAGCCACTTCTGAGATTACAACTGCCCCCAAAGGACTGGGGTCTGAGCATATTCTGGAATCTGCCTTTGACTTCTTTTCTAGAGAGACCCAGAATTGTcgtttcccttccctttccaacTTCACTGGGAGTAGGGAGATAGCCATTTTCCGCTTCTTATTCTCGTTTGATCTCTACAACTTTATTTCAGGGGACTCATTGCCCTTCCCTAACACTGgacaaagtttcaggatacaaaataaatgtacaaaaatcactagcattcttgTATACTAACAAGAGtcaagctgacagccaaatcaggaatgaactcccattcacaattgccacaaaaagaataaaatacctaggaatacagctaattaagggaggtgaaagatctccatgagaactacaaaccactgtttaaagaaatcagagatgacacaaacaaatggaaaaacattccatgctcatgaaaaggaagaatcaatattgttaaaatggccgtactgtccaaagcaattcacagattcaatgctattcccattaaactaccactgagaCTCCTCACAGAACTAgacaaaactattttgaaatttatatggaaccaaaaaagaacctgaatagccgAGGCTATTTTTTAGCcaaggctaagcaaaaagaacaaagctggagacatcacaatacccgacttcaaactacactacaaggctacagtagtaTAGTTTGTGTCactaccaaaacagcatggtactggtacaaaaacagacatatagaccaatgaaacagattagagaacccagaaacaagaCCACATACCCACAACTATtcgatctttgacaaacctgacaaaaacaagcaatggagaaaggattccttTTTCAATAAACTGtactggaataactggctagccatatgcagaagattgaagccaGACCCATTCCttacatcacatacaaaaatcaacacaatatagacgaaagatttaaatgtaaaaccccaaactataaaaaccttggaagacaatctaggcaataccattcaggacataggcatggacaaagagcTCATGATAAAGATGATgagaagcaattgcaacaaaagcaagcatggacaaatgggatcaaattacactaaagagcttctgcacagcaaaagaaactatcaacagagtgaacaggcaacctaaagaatgagaGCAAAGttttgcaagctatgcatctgacaaaggtctaatatatagtatctataaggaacttaagtgtacaagaaaaaaccaaacaaccatTAGAAAGTGGCAAAGGACACTAACAGAAGTTTTTCTagagaagacatacatgtggccaacaagcagaTGAAAATAAGCTCAACATCaatgattattagagaaatgcaaatcaaaaccacaatgacataccatctcacaccagtcagaatggctattattaaaatatcaaaaagtaacagatgctggtgaggttgtggagaaaaaggaatgcttatatactgttggtgggggtgtaaattagttcaaccgttgtggaagccAAAGTGGTGATTCCCCAAAGACATAACGACAGAAATAcagtacactttaaaaaaaaaaaaaaaaaaaaaggaaactgactGGAGACAAAGGCTCTCATGCAGGCCTTGCTCTTTTCGTAGGAAGCAAAATGACGAGATGTTGCTTTAAGGGCACAAATGATCTTAAATTTCAACTTTCAGATTTGCATCCaggtgaaaatgtgaaaaattcaCATTAACAGGTATCAAGTATTTGTCACTTTCTGAGACATGTTACTTAAGCAACATCCCAGTTCTATGGCCTCCTCACTTGGTTCTGAAGTAGCATTGCCTGaagattgtttctattttctttataagtttccTCAGTAATGAGGGAGTAATTTCTGGGATTAGTGACCAGATCCACTCTTTACTGAACCTGTGGTCTCTTAGTGTGGGCAGATTATCTAGCTGTAAATGTTCTCCCTCAACAAGTGAAGACattcctttttaagaaattgcatTAGGGAGCAATTTCTTAGGTTTGTGGACAACCTTCCAAATCAATAGCAAGGTGAAATGAATCTATATTTCTTCCTAGGAGAATGATTTAAGTATCAAAGACTAAGAGAGGGCTttggaaaaatggaaacattcatGCCAAAAGCATCCTGTTTATGGTTTTGCCACTAAAGTTAACCACAAATTAGGATAGGAGGTTTTATCCAATTATGTTAGAAAAATTACTTGATTCAGTCTTTGTTCAGTTGAAGAAGTTGTGCTCAGTTGCAATGATCAGCTAACCTTTGTTGTAGCTAAAGTTAAactaattttaattagtttttcattgtttaagatgacatttcaaataaaatttttattattttcctataaaaatGTTCTCCctctttaaactttatttttcataaatatttataatcattCATGTGCTATATgcatattttgtgatttttgtgcttcagactttttttgtttttagaaactcgtatttattttccattaacCTTATTTCGATATTGTTTAAGAGCCCATGCAAGGGCAACTTAAGACCATTCAGTGGTTGTTTTTACCCATTCAATGGCCTGAGACTGGAAGCTCAGACCAGTCTTCCATGGCAGGCTGAGCACTCCAGTTTTCAGTAGGGAACTGCTGAATAGTCACAGAGGGCACCTGCACGCCTTCAGACCAGTCTGCAACCTCGGGCTGAGTAGCAGTGAACTGAGCAGCTGGAGCAGTCCATTCACCCTGAAATTCCTCCTTGGTCAGAGCCTCTTCAGCAGCAGCCAGctcttcttttttaatctcttcaGGATCTCTGTAGAAGTAGAGATCAGGCATGACCTCCCACGGGTGTTCACGGGAAATGGTGCCACGCATGCACAGAACTTCCTGAGCCGGCATCCACCACATCAAACCCACTGAGTGAGCTCCCTTGTTGTTGCATGGGATGGCAATGTCCACATAGCGCAGAGGAGAATCTGCGTTACAGAGCAGTGGTAGGTAGGTTAACATAAGATGCCTCCGTGAGAGGCTGGTGGTCAGCCCTGGGGTCAGTAACCACAAGAAGCCATGGCTTCCAGAAAGCTGCCTGGATCTGGTTAGTGAAGGTTCCAGGAATGAAGCGGCCAACAATTGCAGTGACTCCAGTAGCAGCAGCAAACTTCAGCACGGCCCTCTGGCCAGTATTCCTGGAGGATATAACACTGACATCTGCAGCGTTTTCAATGGCAACAGTGGCATGAGCTGTCAGCAGAAGCTTCTCCCAGGTCCTCTTCAGATTTATGTTGTAGATGCCATCACTTTTACTTTTACAGATGTACTGTTCCATCTGGAAGTCAAGATTGGTGCCACCTAAGTGGGTTCCTGCTGCAAGGACATCCTCCTCCTTCATTTGCAGGACATCAAGGGCTCCGGACATTGTGAAAGTTTCCCTTTAAGTTACGAGGGGAATCCAGAACAACGCCGTATGGACCCCTCTGTGGGTAGCGCAGAAAGGCTTCAGACTTTTTTAACTAGCTAATAAATGCATGGGGTCCAATATTTAAAATGCCACATAATGAAACTGTTTCCTGACACTccccatttattcattcttcccGAAAACGACTCCTGTTACCAATTGCTTGAGGATTCTTCCAAAGgtattctatatgtatatatatatgcatgtatttcaCCTATATATACATTTAGTACTGCATATACATTATTTTGCACATTGTTTTCGCTTGAGGAGATTGACTTCAAACAGTCTTTTTTCAGGACTCAGATAATACTTTTTGTGTTATATTTATCAACTTAGTCAATTCTGTGCAAACAATTCTCAATCAGATTCATAAGCATACATTTTCCCTTAAGTCTTTCCAGAAAGTCATTAACACCTCTCACTCCAAAATGCATGACATCACAGCTGCCGTCAAAGGACTTCTAGAAGATCTAATTACTCCAAAATAACAGTAACATCAGATTGACCTCAAACCCTctatctttcaaaaaagaaataattttgtttttcaagcaTTGTTATCGGGTATAGTAGaaatgactttttgtttgtttattttgagacagagtctttctcactctgttgcccaggctggagtgcagtggtgtgatctcagctcactgcaacctccacctcccaagttcaagcaattctcttgcctcagcctcccaatcagatgggattacaggtgcgcaccaccacacccagttaatttttgtatttttgaagagacaggggtttgccatgttggccaggctggtctcaaactcctgacctcaagtgatctgcccgcctgggcctcccaaagtgctgggattactggcgtgagccaccgtgcccagtctgcaGGTTATACCTCCTTAATGTTACAAATTGATGAAGATTAAGTAAATAAACCTCAGCAAATGACTACTACATATATTTAAACAGATCTACTTTTGCTTCTCATAATCACTGAGCAACCATTTgagctttattcttcttttcttccttttttttgataATGCTGGCAGAAACGATAAACTAATAGCATCTGACCTTCACAAACTAGGCAGAGTTTCAAAAACAAGGTGACTCATTACAtttgtctggataattttttgaaTCCCCATATTTTCTCACGTTGGCACAATTTTGCTTCAAATGCATCATGGGATAGATGAGACAACAGGAAGCGATAGGCTTTCCCTATTCAGTGAGTCAGGCAGTAACCAAGAGATTAATGTGGATGAATTCAGGGCTCATGAAGGCATCATTTCTCATCAAATGGAACTGTACCCTGCTAGAGGGAAATCTGAATAGGTGTGATCTAATCCAGAGGTTCCAAGTGATGTGACCCACAATGCTGTCACCACCACCTCCCTCTTTGCCCTCGCTAACGACCTAAGGGGTGTCCACTGTGGAAAAAT comes from Theropithecus gelada isolate Dixy chromosome 4, Tgel_1.0, whole genome shotgun sequence and encodes:
- the RFPL4B gene encoding ret finger protein-like 4B; translation: MAQNLQAELSCPVCLDFFSSPISLSCAHIFCFDCIQNWILENHDFRVMCPLCRDVVKAPPLEEWQVRAIALIAKQHDNRLVQTLHVREELQCFREDVTLDAATASSLLVFSSDLRSAQRGKIHHDLTKDPRLTCVLGTPCFSSGQHYWEVTVGEVKSWSLGVCKESADRNSSDLSPEHGFWIISMEAGAIHANTDLERIPASPSLRHVGIFLDVDFEEIQFFDVDNNAHIYTHDSFFSLEPLRPFFCLELLGEGESGNVLTICP